Part of the Streptomyces sp. HSG2 genome, CCGCGTTCGTCGCCTCTGCCACCGCTCCGGCGCGTCCCTCACTCGGGGCAAAGCGAGGTGAGGCGCCCTCGGTGGAAGACCAGAGGCGGCGGGGCGACGTCGTCGCGGCCGAGCGCCAGGACCCGTCCGACGACGATCAGATGGTCCCCACCGGGGTGGACGGCGTGCACCGCGCAGTCGACCCAGGCGACCGCCCCCGCGAGGCGAGGCGCCCCGGTCGCCGGGGACCGGTCGTGGGCCACCCCGGCGAACTTGTCGCCTCCGGCCGCGCCGCTCACCGCGAAGGACCGGCACAGGTCCCCCTGCCTCTCGGAGAGGATGTTCACGCAGAAGGAGCCGGTGCGGGCGATGCGCGGCCAGGTGGCCGAGGATCGGCCGACGAGGAAGGTGACGAGCGGAGGCTCCAGCGAGAGCGCGGCGAAGGACTGGCAGGCGAACCCGGCGGGCGGCGCGGACCCGTCGGCGGGGGCCGGGGCGGTGACGACGGTGACCCCTGTCGCGAAGTTCCCCAGCACCTCGCGGAAGGCCGAGGGCCCGACGGGCGCGCGCTCGTCGCTCCCGACACAACGCGACTCCGGCCTGGGGAAGCGCTTCCCGGCCGGTGGGGGGCGGCCGGGACGTCGCAGGTATCGCACCGCCGCCGCCGCCATGTTCGCGTGCCCCATCATGCCGTCCATTGAAACTGACCACTCGTCAGGTCGGAAGGGTTCGGGCGGAGGCCCGAGAGGTCGGCGACGGCCGCGGGCCGGTGCGGCGGGAGGGGCGTGCTCATCGGCCTCGGAAGTCCGGTCGCCTGCGTTGGACGAAGCACGCCAGCCCCTCCCGGGCGTCGTCCGTCCCCATGTTGATCTCCTGCGCCGCCGCCTCGGCCGCGAAGGCCGCGGTCCGGTCGGTGTCGAGGGAGGCGTTGAGGAGCTGCTTGGCGAGGGCGAGTGCCCGGGTGGGGCCGCTGGCGAGCCGTTCGGCCCAGGCCAGGGCGGTGTCCCCCAGCACCTCGTCCGACACGACGCGGTTGACCAGGCCGAGGCGCTCCGCCTCGGCGGCGGCCAGCGAATCGCCGAAGAACATCAGCTCCTTGGCCCGCTGCGGTCCGACCAGCCGCGGCAGGAGGTACGCCCCGCCGGCGTCCGGCACCAGTCCGCGACGGACGAACACCTCGACGAAGGTGGCCGAACGGGCCGCGAGGACGAGATCGCAGGCGAACGCGAGATGCGCGCCGAGCCCCGCCGCCGTTCCGTTGACAGCGGCGATCACCGGTTTCTCGCAGTCCAGGACGGCGGCGATCAACCGCTGGGCGCCCAGGCGCACGGTACGCGCCACGTCTCCGGCGACCCGCTCGGACGCGGCCGGGGCCCCGCCCCGCAGGTCCGCCCCGGCGCAGAACGCCCGCCCCGTCCCCGTGACCACCACGGCCCGCACCGCCGGATCGGCGGAGGCCTCGGCGAACCGGCGGATCAGGGTCTCGCGATGGTCGGGGGCGAGGGCGTTGAGCGCCTCCGGGCGATCCAGGGTCAGCAGACGAACCCCGCGAGCGGTGCGTTGCCCGATCGCCGGACCGCCCCGACGGTCGCCGGGGTCACCGGGACGCGGCCGGTCGTCGTCCCGGCCGCGGGCGGCCCGGTCCTCGTCGGGGGAGTGCGGCGTGGGCGAGGTCAACGGGGTCTCCGGACACGTCGGGTGCCCCCGGAGGGGCCGGGAAGGAGAAGAGGGCGTGAGCGCCCCCGGGGGAGGGGCGCTCCGAGGAGCGGGGCGGAGGAGACGGCAGAGGGAAGAACCCGTCCGTCCCTACGTCCCCGAAGGGGGCCCCGGCGTGCCGGTGCCACACACGGCCAAGACGTCGAGGGCGACGGCTCCCTGCCCCCGTTCCAACACCATCAGCGGATTGATGTCGAGCTCGGTCAGGGCGTCCCCCAGCTCCATCGCCATCCGCTGTACCCGCAGGACCACCTCCACGAGCGCCTCCCGATCCGAGGGGGGCCGACCCCGCACGCCGTCGAGGATCGCCCCGCCCCGCAGGTCCGCGAGCATCCCTCCGGCCTGCTCCTCGGTGAAGGGCGGCACCCGTACCGCCGTGTCCCGCAGCACCTCCACGAGCACGCCCCCCAGCCCCACCGTGACCGTCGGGCCGAACACCGGGTCCCGCGAGACCCCGACGACCGTCTCCACGCCGCGTTCGATCATCTGGCACACCAGGACCCCGTCCAGCGGCACGTCCTCGTAGCGGGCGATGTCGATCAGCTCCCGGTAGGCGTCCCGCACCTGGCTCGCGGAGGTCAGACCGATCTTGACCAGGCCCAGCTCCGTCTTGTGCGCCAGGCGCGCTCCCGACGCCTTCATCACCACGGGGTAGCCGACCTGGCTCGCCGCCCGCACGGCGGCGGCGGCACTGGTCACCAACTGCTCCCGGGGGACCCGCACGCCGTACGCGCGCAACAGCTGCTTGGCGGCGTGCTCGCTGAGCCGCTCTCCCGGCCGGATCAGACCCGACGCCTTGCGCAGGGAGGGGGAGGGCGTCCGGGGAGCCTCGTCGAAGGGCGAGCGGTAGCGACGGGTGAAGCGGTGGTGCTCCAGGTAGGCACGGACGGCCGAGACACAGTTGGCCACCGTCCGGAAGGTGGCCACGCGGGAGGAGCCGAGCAACTTCTCCCGGTAGGCCGGCTCGGTGCCGACCGGTGAACCCCACACCACGCAGACCAGCTTGTCGCTCTCCTCGGCCGCCGCGACCAGGTCCTCCACCAACCGGTCGCTGAGCGGCGGGAAGGGGCCCGTCACCGGGCAGATCAGCACGCCCACGTCGGGGTCGGCGAGGAGCGAATCGATGATCTTCCTGCCCCGGGCGTCGCCGACCGGATGGCCGCCGTTGTCGACGGGGTTGGCCACGCCGAGCGACCCCGGTATCCACCGGCGCAACTCCGCTTGTCGGCTGTCCGAGAGGACCGGCAGGCGCAGGCCCGCGCGGGTCGCGAGATCGGCCGCGTGCGCACCCGTGCCGCCGGAGATCGCGCAGACCGCGACCCCGTCCGTCACCGGAGGGCGCGCCCGGGCCAACAGCGTCGCCGTCTCCTGGAGTTCGTCCAGGTCCTCCACCCGGATCACCCCGTACTGCCGCAGGGCGGCGTCCACCACGGCGTCCGCGCCGGTCAGCTTCCCGGTGTGGGTCACGGCGGTGCGGGCCCCCACCTCGGTGCGACCCACCTTCACCGCGACCACCGGCACCCCGCGCCTGGCCGCCCGATCGGCGGCCAGGAGGAAGGAGCGGCCGTCCTTCAGCCCCTCGACGTAGGCGGCGATCGCGCCGACCTCCGGGCGCTCCGCGAAGTAGTTCACGAAGTCCGCCACTTCGAGATCCGCCTCGTTGCCCGTCGGGGCCCAGTGGGAGACCC contains:
- a CDS encoding enoyl-CoA hydratase-related protein: MGQRTARGVRLLTLDRPEALNALAPDHRETLIRRFAEASADPAVRAVVVTGTGRAFCAGADLRGGAPAASERVAGDVARTVRLGAQRLIAAVLDCEKPVIAAVNGTAAGLGAHLAFACDLVLAARSATFVEVFVRRGLVPDAGGAYLLPRLVGPQRAKELMFFGDSLAAAEAERLGLVNRVVSDEVLGDTALAWAERLASGPTRALALAKQLLNASLDTDRTAAFAAEAAAQEINMGTDDAREGLACFVQRRRPDFRGR
- a CDS encoding acetate--CoA ligase family protein, yielding MLGSTHGTLTTDARRARVLACGERSGPMVRGRPASAGDLDVGGRPLHADVPDLDGLFRPSSLAVVGASDREGRPNAGVTRRLVTWAARVGARLYPVHPRYSAVFGLPCHSAVAKLPEPVDLAVVLVADPLPVIEELGGGRAGFAVVFAAGFAETGPEGALAQRRLAEAAARSGVRLLGPNTNLNAFEDFRDDLEGPSIALVTQSGHQGRPLFALQELGIRVSHWAPTGNEADLEVADFVNYFAERPEVGAIAAYVEGLKDGRSFLLAADRAARRGVPVVAVKVGRTEVGARTAVTHTGKLTGADAVVDAALRQYGVIRVEDLDELQETATLLARARPPVTDGVAVCAISGGTGAHAADLATRAGLRLPVLSDSRQAELRRWIPGSLGVANPVDNGGHPVGDARGRKIIDSLLADPDVGVLICPVTGPFPPLSDRLVEDLVAAAEESDKLVCVVWGSPVGTEPAYREKLLGSSRVATFRTVANCVSAVRAYLEHHRFTRRYRSPFDEAPRTPSPSLRKASGLIRPGERLSEHAAKQLLRAYGVRVPREQLVTSAAAAVRAASQVGYPVVMKASGARLAHKTELGLVKIGLTSASQVRDAYRELIDIARYEDVPLDGVLVCQMIERGVETVVGVSRDPVFGPTVTVGLGGVLVEVLRDTAVRVPPFTEEQAGGMLADLRGGAILDGVRGRPPSDREALVEVVLRVQRMAMELGDALTELDINPLMVLERGQGAVALDVLAVCGTGTPGPPSGT
- a CDS encoding flavin reductase family protein — encoded protein: MMGHANMAAAAVRYLRRPGRPPPAGKRFPRPESRCVGSDERAPVGPSAFREVLGNFATGVTVVTAPAPADGSAPPAGFACQSFAALSLEPPLVTFLVGRSSATWPRIARTGSFCVNILSERQGDLCRSFAVSGAAGGDKFAGVAHDRSPATGAPRLAGAVAWVDCAVHAVHPGGDHLIVVGRVLALGRDDVAPPPLVFHRGRLTSLCPE